In Phycodurus eques isolate BA_2022a chromosome 10, UOR_Pequ_1.1, whole genome shotgun sequence, a genomic segment contains:
- the si:ch1073-335m2.2 gene encoding msx2-interacting protein, with the protein MVRETRHLWVGNLPEHVREEKIVEHFKRYGRVESVKVLRKRGSEGGVAAFVDFVDIKSAQKAHNAVNKMGDRDLRTDYNEPGSVPSAVRGLDDSSPSSSRDVTGFSRGTVGPVFGPPVSIHTREGRYERRIDGSSEARERAYDHSPYGHHERSGTFDRQRHYNADYYRERSLFAAAGPGSSAISGSFEAPDPHFDSRIRDPFSLATATRRDLYRDDRGRRVDRTYHHRRSRSSHSSQSLHPSPQRTTGQTAKTAHSPKRAPLSPGRVPRSQSRSRSSSSDSVSSTSSTGSGSDSHSSSSDGSRARSVQSSAAHAPPQSSMVLDSDEPRRSFGIKVQNLPARSTDTSLKDGLFHEFKKHGKVTSVQIHGTSEDRYGLVFFRQQEDQEKALSVPKGKLFFGMLIEVTAWNGPETESENEFRPLDGRIDEFHPKATRTLFIGNLEKTTSREQLFENFQRFGEIVDIDIKKMNGIPQYAFVQYSDIASVCKAIKKMDGEYLGSNRLKLGFGKSMPTACVWLDGLTTNITEHYLSRHFCRYGHVVKVLFDRMKGMALIFYNNTDFAQAAVRETKGWKIGGSKIKVDFASQESQLAFFRAMQTSGQDIRELYEIPPERREDRRPLYHEFTAERAYYETIRTPGLYTEDARREYAARSRDRFPELEHFQGEPFDPRYHEDPRDYRDYRDPFEQDIRKYTYIQRERERFEADRNRWSPSHHRRPITPAVSPSPSERAPRESEHRVYSQSSERSGSVSSLSPPHFEKSEKTLLEPASKSDKVEKSSQPDRVVGSEKNKRTKRKEKGDKAERLKSRKVKAHSPSNPLPATELDTSLEVGTVRGKGVEQDTQDRQKYKGDNDSITGSQFSATHHDSSKSERSEMAKGDNSDMDGKNRVKKHLKPDTGNDAKDSSVDSDRLAARKRRFADSSGRTIHQKRSRLEEEDCNQSQDPSTIAPYGKDIDSDKHKDAQRRDSRFKSGTQKDVQEDKVPREKIEGSLDPSESKRLPAHTPSRRFSHEGNADQGSLKEQEHGAIFKFSGQATETAKSIKIKEEHVDIDLSQSYRKQMEQNRRLHQQQYRESDKSGKPVKPGSPRENESEDLEHRSLVHEVGKPPEDVTDNFPSHKQKKLDQFDSEGIKRERVYRSFRQKSEDPEWNNTSSPGHQFSQHTEEDFDHSQKELARNEKNDPDLELLVKRTHNTHVNKSNTLNAEEEQQKRWESRVKRNMLPDLNFSRNLSKNVHNRKRLEFGVWHDIEPGEVRSDSEEDREAEPRSPVASTSKSFSERPRGERFSDPKTAHLERNKFYSFALDQTITPDTKALLERAKSLSSSREDNWSFLDYDSHFVSFRNRKDTEKIESTPRPTPSWYMKKKKIRSGSEDKLDNRKEEPKPEEQERRELFASRFLHSPVFELDSRRLQHLERKYEEAEHGQNQQGTIDGELDSGPVVLFHSRFLELTRLQQQKNKTQPQEMIDEIKVEKTLMEEPQILQSPETKESIIEPEIKPISPAEELVSEPRVTTPISQTLLKDFPPVEKPSQLPIEPSPTVVFIKQEKDIEHVPVHYPLIETTADSEDASVKEEANYVTDSYKLSPSEIKVDDVTDDVKPDAEEQSSCNLHEFVSSSEPELDCEAAQSEIPPALSSTIPSHDECNDLAKKETYCTVSEPEEEKTLKVTKESSDDINIEGNSAHKEYKTKEMKTKKGKPSPGEVASTVVSASAPEKQATRKSERIDKEKLKRGSSPRAESKSTGKSPLHGSDADVSEQSISSGRARRRNVKSVYATPVEDEVPCRTAKDIQESPRSARKRGTDKDATQQQNNEQDLPAPTPAAKRGRPPKNRRQGEDASAVKMDKIKMENKDTDPNESESCEKIPRNLKGKSSPSATKGSTIQFSPAQLCGSTRKGEKRELTEGNDQEMDSTDDSTLTLLDSSKEAQSPEVDQKKEEKDLHKREMVKENCALNEKIYEVKSNGKDEFPPVLEEKSTTEKDKLVKGKSKLPRTPKSPVLKNLKIRLNVKEVKDHVSKCTSRGTNSEDSEISSLEKNELQETSKSLSSHEMELEQAVENIAKLTDPSFPREPQTPTGPITDLKSFSDEEKPNPASETELIAAIDSITAEDVAVSLSQAPPIGVDITSEPEMQDSVQPAKEGEPEMNTVNIREEPPLPAKKGTKGRPKTHKRPKAQKARKDSKEQPPLNEETATLLVQNASSSVKIVPEIIPSAAIAAVITPTTWKPEQEPLAVKAPDEKVESASSPEEQIQHIKTVYPQSKSPVGPKPQSPSLSPLACRPNIKPIQNSRAPVSPPDWLHHSVDTGVPSLPALPRVHKENHPSPDSENIDIDRGPSDLRQILLKHKTISLPGSSYVPTNLPTVQDKNLTERTTTLPVVPNKSPLPDCRMSSQSVRTPATLPSPETKSVISVIASTALHSSVISRVCNPPEHEEKVNLNIGNQGADMALPKPNYRPSKEDTGSYHGPTIVDEGGSAKRFIIESSTLGTGSCPGLRVNTSEGVVVLSHSGQKTEGPQRISAKISQIPQATAGDMESQQLVSMPQIKQEMYSHPPSGLQKGSLQTDHGHPGKTQSAFSSNKQEGTGLEKLEASYHSGPQGVVKRLTQGVGNQGMSSMYHQEYIPTKHQKKIDSGDSHSTDGSKASWASAISPAISPHLPSPPGNHVGFVTAAGDRPSHISGIKQEPRSPRKSSHPHSPFTKVSSPIGSSSPKGIPVMLPTGLPAMQQFITGVHHPEQSVIMPPHSVPGGLGRMSPHPATQSIPVGHLVQGDVRVNTPPLSVMSYGMHSESLTSPWSGSMQQRPTSPQTVGRDKVLKVNPSALRSHDIDQEESRRFHQQGRQPSTQLKPETMQSDPRGSFRSGVPMEAYMTPREMRALQHQQGERSSTDPHSGHLQETHPPTSAPSSLPMSMSPRAHILPKGVSEKDIGKPLEAKRPHSPLSKDGLMGIRQPGPTISSPQRVTIMPPGLSGTFPEYSQMYSNPRAIHSQMPDAAHVVPDGKIAQPVNMVQLLTKYPIVWQGLLALKNDTAAVQLHFVCGNKALAHRSLPLQEGGAFLRIVQRMRLEASQLESVARRMTGECDFCLLLALPCGRDQDDVLNQTQALKAAFINYLQTKLAAGIINIPNPGSNQPAYVLQIFPPCEFSESHLSQLAPDLLNRISSISPHLMIVITSV; encoded by the exons TAGCTCAGAAGCCCGTGAACGTGCATATGACCACAGCCCGTATGGACACCATGAGCGCAGTGGCACTTTCGACAGACAGCGGCACTACAACGCAGACTATTACAGGGAGCGATCTTTGTTTGCTGCTGCCGGTCCAGGGAGCAGTGCCATCAGCGGAAGCTTTGAGGCACCAGACCCTCATTTTGACTCTAGAATTCGAGACCCCTTCTCTCTTGCGACTGCGACACGTCGCGACCTCTATAGAGATGACAGAGGACGGCGTGTTGATAGAACATACCATCACCGTCGGAGCCGATCGTCTCATTCCTCACAGTCTCTACACCCTTCTCCCCAGCGGACAACTGGACAGACCGCCAAAACTGCTCATTCCCCTAAACGAGCACCTCTGTCCCCTGGAAGAGTCCCACGATCTCAATCCCGCAGCAGATCGTCAAGCTCTGATTCCGTGAGCAGCACCAGCAGTACAGGCAGCGGCAG CGATTCCCACAGCAGTTCAAGTGACGGATCACGAGCGCGTTCTGTTCAGTCGTCAGCTGCACATGCGCCACCTCAGTCGTCAATGGTGCTTGACTCCGATGAGCCACGtagaagctttgggattaaagtACAAAACCTACCAGCGCGATCGACAG ACACAAGCTTAAAAGACGGACTCTTccatgagttcaaaaaacatgGTAAAGTGACCTCCGTGCAGATCCATGGGACATCAGAAGATCGCTATGGTTTGGTGTTCTTCAGACAGCAAGAGGATCAAGAGAAAGCTCTTAGCGTCCCTAAAGGAAAACTGTTCTTTGGTATGCTGATTGAAGTAACGGCATGGAATGGTCCTG AAACGGAGAGTGAGAATGAGTTCAGGCCCCTGGATGGCAGGATAGATGAATTCCACCCAAAAGCCACGAGAACATTATTTATTGGCAACCTTGAGAAGACAACCAGCCGTGaacaactttttgaaaattttCAACGCTTTGGAGAAATTGTC GACATTGACatcaagaaaatgaatggaattcCTCAGTATGCATTTGTTCAGTATTCTGATATTGCCAGTGTTTGCAAGGCCATTAAAAAGATGGATGGCGAATATCTTGGCAGTAACAGACTAAAG cttggtTTTGGGAAAAGTATGCCTACGGCGTGTGTTTGGCTTGATGGGCTGACAACCAATATCACAGAGCATTACCTCTCACGGCATTTCTGTCGTTATGGACATGTTGTCAAG gttttatttGACAGAATGAAAGGGATGGCCCTCATCTTCTACAACAACACAGATTTTGCTCAGGCTGCTGTGAGAGAGACCAAAGGGTGGAAGATTGGAGGCAGCAAGATTAAG GTGGACTTTGCAAGCCAAGAGAGTCAGCTGGCATTCTTCAGAGCTATGCAGACATCTGGTCAAGACATTAGAGAGCTTTATGAAATTCCTCCTGAACGACG GGAGGATCGGAGGCCCCTGTACCATGAATTTACAGCAGAGAGGGCTTACTATGAAACAATACGCACGCCTGGCCTTTATACAGAGGATGCTCGAAGAGAGTATGCTGCTCGCAGTAGGGACCGTTTCCCTGAATTGGAACATTTTCAGGGGGAACCTTTTGACCCACGTTACCATGAAGACCCACGGGACTACAGGGACTATAGAGATCCCTTTGAGCAAGACATTAGGAAATACACATATATTCAACGAGAACGAGAGCGTTTTGAAGCTGACCGAAATAGATGGAGTCCCTCTCATCATCGCCGGCCAATTACCCCTGCTGTGTCACCATCACCGTCTGAACGTGCTCCTAGAGAATCCGAGCACCGAGTTTATAGCCAGTCCTCTGAAAGAAGTGGTAGTGTAAGCTCACTATCACCCCCACACTTTGAAAAGTCTGAAAAGACTTTGCTAGAACCTGCATCAAAGAGTGACAAGGTTGAAAAGAGTAGTCAACCTGATAGAGTGGTGGGCTCTGAAAAAAACAAGCGGACCAAACGAAAAGAGAAAGGCGACAAAGCAGAGAGACTCAAATCAAGGAAAGTAAAGGCCCACTCTCCATCCAATCCACTACCAGCCACAGAGCTTGATACCTCTCTGGAAGTAGGCACTGTGAGAGGAAAGGGAGTTGAACAAGATACCCAAGATAGGCAGAAATATAAGGGAGATAATGACTCTATTACTGGAAGTCAGTTCTCAGCTACTCATCATGACTCTTCGAAAAGTGAAAGATCTGAAATGGCTAAAGGTGATAATTCTGATATGGATGGAAAAAATCGAGTCAAAAAACATCTTAAGCCTGATACTGGAAATGATGCGAAAGACTCATCAGTGGATTCAGATCGCCTTGCTGCAAGAAAAAGGCGCTTTGCTGATTCAAGTGGAAGGACTATTCATCAAAAGCGTAGCAGGCTTGAAGAAGAGGATTGTAATCAATCGCAAGACCCTAGTACGATTGCACCATATGGGAAAGATATAGACTCTGATAAGCACAAAGATGCTCAACGCAGAGATTCAAGATTTAAAAGTGGAACACAGAAGGATGTTCAAGAGGACAAAGTACCAAGAGAGAAAATAGAGGGCTCGTTGGATCCTTCTGAGTCGAAACGACTCCCAGCCCACACTCCATCCCGAAGATTTTCACATGAAGGAAATGCAGACCAAGGCTCTTTGAAAGAACAGGAACACGGTGCTATTTTCAAATTTAGTGGTCAGGCAACCGAAACTGCCAAAAGCATTAAGATTAAGGAAGAGCATGTTGACATTGACCTGTCTCAGAGTTATCGCAAGCAAATGGAGCAAAATAGAAGGTTACATCAGCAACAATATCGAGAATCTGACAAATCTGGCAAACCTGTCAAACCAGGAAGTCCACGAGAAAATGAAAGTGAGGATTTGGAACACCGTAGTCTTGTGCATGAAGTTGGCAAACCACCTGAGGATGTCACAGATAATTTCCCATCTCACAAGCAAAAGAAACTAGACCAGTTTGACAGTGAAGGAATCAAGAGGGAGCGTGTCTATAGGAGCTTCAGGCAAAAAAGTGAAGATCCTGAATGGAACAACACTTCCTCTCCAGGACACCAGTTTTCTCAACATACAGAGGAGGACTTTGATCATTCTCAGAAAGAGCTTgccagaaatgaaaaaaatgacccTGATTTGGAGCTGCTTGTCAAAAGGACACATAATACCCATGTAAACAAATCCAACACACTTAATGCAGAAGAGGAGCAACAAAAGAGATGGGAGAGCAGAGTGAAGCGAAACATGCTACCTGACCTCAACTTTTCTAGAAATCTTAGTAAAAATGTTCACAACCGTAAACGTTTGGAATTTGGTGTTTGGCATGATATAGAGCCAGGGGAGGTGAGATCTGACTCTGAAGAGGATCGAGAAGCTGAACCCCGTTCTCCTGTGGCATCTACTTCAAAGTCTTTTTCAGAGAGGCCGAGGGGTGAGAGATTTTCAGACCCCAAAACAGCACATCTTGAAAGAAATAAATTCTACTCCTTTGCACTTGACCAGACCATCACACCAGATACAAAGGCTCTGCTTGAGCGTGCGAAATCCCTGTCATCTTCCAGAGAAGATAACTGGTCCTTCTTAGATTATGATTCTCACTTTGTAAGTTTCCGGAACCGGAAAGATACTGAGAAGATAGAATCAACACCACGGCCTACACCATCGTGgtacatgaaaaagaaaaagatccgAAGTGGATCTGAAGATAAACTTGATAATCGGAAGGAGGAGCCAAAACCAGAGGAACAAGAACGAAGAGAACTGTTTGCCTCCCGCTTCCTTCACAGCCCTGTTTTTGAGTTGGACTCTAGACGACTTCAGCATCTGGAACGAAAATATGAAGAAGCTGAGCATGGTCAAAACCAGCAAGGAACTATAGATGGTGAACTTGACTCAGGCCCAGTGGTTCTTTTCCATAGTCGTTTTTTGGAACTTACAAGACTGCAAcaacaaaagaataaaacaCAACCACAAGAAATGATAGATGaaataaaagtagaaaaaaCATTGATGGAAGAGCCACAAATTTTGCAATCACCTGAAACAAAAGAATCTATCATTGAGCCAGAAATTAAGCCCATCAGTCCTGCTGAAGAGTTAGTGTCTGAACCCAGGGTAACAACACCTATCTCACAGACGTTGCTAAAAGACTTTCCTCCTGTAGAAAAGCCGTCTCAATTACCCATTGAACCATCCCCTACTGTAGTTTTCATAAAGCAGGAAAAAGACATTGAACATGTGCCTGTGCATTATCCACTAATTGAGACTACCGCTGATTCAGAAGATGCATCTGTCAAAGAAGAAGCCAATTATGTAACGGATAGTTATAAGCTTTCTCCTTCTGAAATTAAAGTGGATGATGTTACAGATGATGTCAAACCTGATGCAGAAGAGCAGAGTAGCTGCAATTTGCATGAGTTTGTCAGTAGTTCAGAACCAGAGCTTGACTGTGAAGCAGCGCAGTCCGAAATCCCTCCAGCCTTAAGTTCGACAATACCTAGTCATGATGAGTGTAATGACTTAGCGAAGAAAGAGACGTATTGCACAGTTTCAGAGCCTGAGGAAGAAAAAACTCTTAAAGTTACTAAAGAGTCCAGCGATGACATAAACATTGAGGGAAACTCTGCCCATAAGGagtataaaacaaaagaaatgaaaacaaaaaagggcaaacCATCCCCAGGTGAAGTTGCTTCAACTGTTGTGTCTGCATCTGCTCCTGAAAAACAAGCCACTCGAAAGAGTGAGCGCATTGACAAAGAGAAACTGAAACGGGGTTCCTCTCCAAGAGCAGAATCTAAGTCTACAGGCAAATCTCCTCTTCATGGATCAGATGCTGATGTCTCGGAGCAGAGCATATCATCAGGCAGAGCAAGACGTAGGAATGTGAAATCTGTGTATGCGACCCCAGTTGAAGATGAAGTGCCGTGTCGTACTGCAAAGGATATTCAAGAGTCCCCACGTTCTGCAAGAAAACGTGGTACAGATAAGGATGCTACACAGCAGCAGAACAATGAGCAAGATTTACCTGCTCCCACTCCTGCAGCTAAACGAGGCCGGCCTCCCAAGAATCGTAGGCAGGGTGAGGACGCTTCAGCAGTTAAaatggacaaaataaaaatggagaaCAAAGACACAGATCCAAATGAATCTGAGAGTTGTGAAAAGATCCCTAGAAATTTGAAGGGGAAATCCTCCCCCAGTGCCACAAAaggttcaacaattcagttctcTCCAGCTCAACTATGTGGCTCAACaaggaaaggagaaaaaagaGAGTTGACTGAGGGCAATGATCAGGAAATGGATTCCACTGATGACAGTACCCTGACTTTGCTAGACTCATCTAAAGAAGCCCAATCACCTGAAGTTGaccaaaagaaagaggaaaaagaccTACACAAAAGAGAAATGGTCAAAGAAAACTGTGCTCTGAATGAAAAGATTTATGAAGTTAAATCAAATGGTAAAGATGAATTTCCCCCTGTGTTAGAAGAAAAAAGCACCACAGAAAAAGATAAGCTTGTTAAAGGAAAAAGCAAGTTGCCAAGAACCCCAAAGTCTCCTGTTCTCAAGAACCTTAAAATCAGGCTAAATGTCAAAGAGGTGAAAGATCATGTTTCAAAGTGCACCAGCAGAGGTACTAACAGTGAAGACAGTGAAATTTCGTCTTTGGAAAAAAACGAACTTCAGGAAACATCAAAAAGTTTAAGTTCACATGAGATGGAATTGGAACAGGCCGTGGAGAACATTGCCAAACTCACTGATCCGTCTTTTCCAAGAGAACCTCAAACCCCAACTGGCCCAATCACAGACTTAAAAAGTTTCTCAGATGAAGAAAAACCTAATCCAGCTAGTGAAACAGAACTCATTGCTGCTATCGACTCCATCACCGCTGAGGATGTAGCCGTCTCTTTATCCCAAGCACCACCTATAGGTGTTGATATAACTTCAGAACCAGAGATGCAAGACTCAGTTCAGCCTGCCAAAGAAGGCGAGCCTGAAATGAACACTGTTAACATCCGGGAAGAGCCTCCCTTACCTGCCAAAAAGGGCACTAAGGGAAGACCTAAGACTCATAAACGTCCTAAAGCCCAAAAGGCACGGAAAGATTCAAAAGAACAACCTCCACTAAATGAAGAGACAGCAACTCTTTTAGTTCAGAACGCATCCTCCAGTGTAAAGATTGTCCCAGAAATTATTCCATCAGCAGCTATTGCTGCTGTTATTACACCCACTACATGGAAGCCAGAACAAGAGCCTTTAGCTGTCAAGGCACCTGATGAAAAAGTAGAGTCAGCGTCATCTCCTGAAGAGCAGATTCAACACATCAAAACTGTTTACCCACAGTCCAAAAGTCCAGTGGGCCCAAAGCCACAATCACCTTCCCTGTCACCATTAGCATGTAGACCAAATATTAAACCAATTCAAAACAGTAGAGCACCTGTCTCTCCACCAGATTGGCTCCACCACTCAGTAGATACAGGAGTTCCTTCTTTACCAGCCTTGCCTCGAGTACACAAGGAAAACCATCCTTCACCTGACTCTGAAAATATTGACATTGATCGTGGCCCAAGTGATCTGCGGCAGATTCTTTTGAAACACAAAACTATTTCTCTGCCGGGAAGTAGTTATGTACCTACCAATTTGCCCACAGTCCAAGATAAGAACCTCACTGAGCGTACCACTACTTTACCAGTTGTGCCAAATAAATCACCACTACCAGACTGCAGAATGTCATCTCAGTCTGTTCGAACACCAGCTACACTACCTTCTCCTGAGACCAAGTCTGTGATCTCTGTCATTGCGTCCACTGCACTGCACTCCTCTGTCATTAGTCGTGTATGCAACCCTCCTGAGCATGAAGAAAAAGTTAACCTAAATATTGGGAACCAAGGTGCAGACATGGCTCTACCTAAACCCAACTACAGGCCCAGCAAAGAGGATACTGGCTCATACCATGGACCAACTATTGTTGATGAAGGGGGAAGTGCTAAACGCTTTATCATTGAAAGTTCCACTCTTGGTACAGGTTCTTGCCCAGGTCTCAGGGTAAATACGTCTGAAGGAGTGGTGGTTCTAAGCCACTCGGGACAAAAAACCGAGGGACCCCAAAGGATAAGTGCAAAAATAAGTCAAATTCCACAAGCAACAGCAGGTGACATGGAATCTCAGCAGCTGGTATCTATGCCCCAAATTAAACAGGAAATGTACAGTCATCCTCCATCAGGCCTTCAAAAAGGGTCTTTGCAGACAGATCATGGTCATCCTGGTAAGACTCAGTCAGCCTTTTCTTCTAATAAGCAAGAAGGCACAGGTTTGGAGAAATTGGAGGCTTCCTATCACTCTGGTCCTCAAGGAGTTGTAAAGCGTCTCACACAGGGAGTTGGTAATCAAGGTATGAGCTCAATGTACCACCAGGAGTACATTCCTACAAAACATCAAAAGAAAATAGACAGTGGAGATTCACATAGTACAGATGGTTCTAAGGCATCATGGGCCTCAGCTATTAGTCCTGCTATAAGTCCCCATCTGCCCTCTCCTCCTGGAAACCATGTAGGCTTTGTTACGGCAGCTGGTGACAGACCTTCGCATATCAGTGGCATCAAACAGGAGCCACGATCCCCACGCAAGTCAAGTCATCCACATTCTCCATTTACTAAAGTGTCCTCACCTATTGGGTCTTCATCTCCTAAGGGCATACCAGTGATGTTACCCACTGGTCTTCCCGCCATGCAACAGTTTATCACAGGTGTGCATCATCCAGAGCAGTCCGTTATCATGCCACCTCACAGTGTCCCTGGAGGTTTGGGCCGAATGTCACCTCACCCTGCTACCCAGTCGATTCCAGTGGGACATCTCGTCCAGGGAGATGTTCGGGTCAATACTCCCCCACTCTCTGTGATGAGCTACGGGATGCATAGTGAGTCTCTTACATCTCCCTGGTCTGGTTCCATGCAACAACGACCAACTTCACCCCAAACTGTTGGCAGAGACAAGGTCCTCAAGGTGAACCCAAGTGCTTTGAGGAGTCATGACATAGACCAAGAAGAATCGAGACGCTTTCACCAGCAAGGACGTCAACCTTCCACACAGTTAAAACCAGAGACGATGCAGTCAGATCCTCGGGGGAGTTTCCGAAGTGGTGTGCCAATGGAAGCGTATATGACACCGAGAGAGATGCGTGCACTCCAACACCAACAAGGAGAGCGTTCGTCCACAGACCCTCATTCAGGGCACCTTCAAGAGACTCATCCCCCCACCTCTGCACCTTCCAGTTTACCAATGTCTATGTCTCCGAGGGCACACATTCTGCCTAAAGGTGTTTCTGAGAAGGATATAGGAAAGCCATTAGAGGCTAAAAGGCCCCACTCCCCTCTTTCTAAAGATGGATTAATGGGGATCCGGCAGCCTGGACCTACAATATCATCTCCCCAGAGAGTTACGATCATGCCTCCAGGACTTAGTGGCACCTTCCCAGAGTACTCTCAGATGTACTCAAACCCAAGAGCCATCCATTCCCAGATGCCTGACGCAGCACACGTTGTTCCTGATGGCAAGATTGCGCAGCCTGTTAATATGGTGCAGTTGCTCACA AAATACCCGATTGTTTGGCAAGGGCTACTTGCGCTCAAAAACGACACAGCGGCGGTCCAGTTGCATTTTGTGTGTGGCAACAAAGCTTTGGCTCACCGATCACTGCCCCTCCAGGAAGGCGGTGCCTTCCTCAGAATTGTTCAGAGAATGAGACTCGAAGCATCTCAGCTGGAGAGCGTAGCCAGAAGAATGACA GGGGAGTGTGACTTCTGTCTTCTGCTTGCTTTACCTTGTGGACGAGATCAAGACGATGTTCTGAACCAGACCCAAGCTCTAAAGGCCGCCTTTATAAACTACTTGCAGACAAAGTTGGCGGCTGGCATTATTAATATCCCAAATCCAGGTTCCAATCAG cCGGCCTACGTCCTGCAGATTTTCCCACCATGTGAATTTTCAGAGAGCCACTTATCTCAGCTGGCCCCCGACCTTCTCAACAGAATCTCCAGTATCTCTCCTCACCTCATGATTGTCATCACCTCTGTGTGA